The genome window ATTATGAATCAAGTATTAACGTTATCCCAAGCAAATTTAAAAATGGCTTTATGGCAAATAAAAGCTGATGCAGTTAATGATACGGATTTATACGTTAAGGTTTCTAACCTTGGTTTTTCTGATGATATAGCCCTCAGATTACATGAACTGATAAAAAAAGTTCAAAAAATTGGTAATAAAGTATTTTCTATAGGCAAAATTATATTAATTAAAATAATCGAATTTATTAAATTGCATCCCCATTTAGCCGTTGGTGTAGCATTAGGAATCGCTGTCGGTATTTTAGTTAATTCAATTCCATTTTTTGGTTCATTTTTAGCTCCTTTAGCTATGATACTAGGCGTTGGTCTTGGTGCGATCGCAGGTCATCGACTAGATAAAAAACACAAAGGTGAAGACGTTTACGGATTAAACACTATCGAAATAACTCAAGAAGTCATTGAAATTTGTAAAGAGTTTTTTGCTTTAGTAATAGAAGTATGTCGTTTAATCTTTAGAGAAACACCAGAAATAAACGTATAATCTATTTTTTTCTTCACTCATCTTAAATATAGGGTTTTATCACGATGTCAGAAGCTCAAATGCCAAATAAAAAAGAATTACTAAAGGCATTAAAAAAATTAGAAAAAAACCCAAAGGATAGCATTACTATACTGGGTGAAATAGGAATAACCGTTCTCGGTGCTGGTGTAGTTGGTTTCGCTGTGGCTTCCATGGGAGTTGCATCTTCTATACCCATCATTACAGCTGTTACGGGGATTGTATTAGTACAAGCGACTCCTATTGGTTGGGTTGCAACGGCTGCAGTAGCGGGGGGAACTGTTGCTTATGGGTTAACACAAGCTGTTAAACATGGTTCTAAAATGGAGGCAAAGAAAGCACAATTAAGAATAGATATAGAAAAACGTCTGGAAGATATTGAACAAAAAGAAAAAATATCCAAGGAAAAACCAAACACAAAAGACTTGAGTAGTTTTTATAACGTATTATATAGAGCTTTAGAGAATGATCTTATCAACAAAAAAGATGCCTTTGATTTATTGCAGGCTATTGCTAATAAAAAAATGCTTTTAAGTGAGGCTTATAAATTAATCAATAATATATTAAATGATGGTTGAATTATTCATACGTTTTAAATATCATCCCTTAAAGTCTGTAACTCATCAGAAATTAAATTTTGCCACTCCTCATCACAATGGGAATGTACATGAATCGAACTCGCTAATAAATTAGCTAGAATTTCTCCCTTTTGAGTATCACTCAAATCTGATAATTGTAATTGATTAATTAAAGAAATCATATTTTGACATTCTTTTTTTAATTCCATAATCAGAATATTTAAAGTAGAGTTTTTAACGTTAATTTTTCTATCAGTTACTTGCATTATTTTTTCCCTAACCTTTTTAATGCTTATTCAATTCCTTTTTCAAATGCTTTTACCAATGTTTCATTAATCCTTGATCAAAATAATCTTTATCTAATTATAGGTTGATTTTTTCTTTGTGTTCATCGATTCTAGCGTTTAAAGATGAAATTGCTTTTTTAAAATGACTTTTTTCGATAAACTCAGGCGAAAGATCATACAGGCGTACTTAAAATGTCTTTATTTTTTTCTATTTGTGTGACTATATCTTTATCATCAATTCCCTCTTGAACGAGAATATTTGTTAATCCTTCCTCAAAATTATCATCTTCTATCACAATTTTATCGTCTATTAAACGAGCGTGAAATAGAATTTGATCTCGCCAAGATTCTTTTTGCCAACCTGTCATAATAATCAAAAAATGTCCTGTATCTCGATCGCACACAGAACTAATTGTCAAATTTTGTAATCGAGGTTGAATAGTAGATTGTTGTCTTAAAACTTCAGTTAAAATATCAGCGTATTTTATTGATTTATCCATTGTAAAATATCCTCATTTTGTGAATCAAAAATAATTAAATTTATTTTATTTCGTTTAATAGCTAATTTGAAAATCGGTTTTTGAAAGTGTTTTAAGTATACAGATTGGCTAATTGCTAGAAAAAGTATTCTTTCAGGTTCTTGTTCTTCTAAAGCCCATTGATAAAACTGAATTTGTCCGATAGTTTTTTCTAACTCACTAATCACTGAACGAGAATCAAAATCTTTAACTTCAACAGCAATCTTTTGATTATTTTTTTCTGCTGTAAAAAATTTTTCTGCACCTAAATCAGCTTTAAGTAAGGTATTTTCTAGTATTAAAATTAAAGGATCATCCGTAATGCTCCAACCATCTTTTTCTAAAGCATGACACAAGGATAAATGTAAACTATCTCTTTTTGACATTATTTTTTATCAAAATAAATCCTAAAAGGTGGGCAATGCCCACCCTACAAATTATACAGGCATACCTAAAATGTCCTCAATTTTCGGCATATCTTCTAAAGCAATAACGCGCCCTTCGTCTTCAAAACCATCAATTTCATTGAAGTTCAAATAGCGGTATAAATCATCCTTGAATGGATCAATTTTCTCAGAAACGATCGCACTGTACTCCTCCACAGTGGGAATCTTGCCGAGTAAAGCACATACCGCCGCCAACTC of Cyanobacterium sp. HL-69 contains these proteins:
- a CDS encoding small integral membrane protein DUF2273; the encoded protein is MNQVLTLSQANLKMALWQIKADAVNDTDLYVKVSNLGFSDDIALRLHELIKKVQKIGNKVFSIGKIILIKIIEFIKLHPHLAVGVALGIAVGILVNSIPFFGSFLAPLAMILGVGLGAIAGHRLDKKHKGEDVYGLNTIEITQEVIEICKEFFALVIEVCRLIFRETPEINV
- the xisI gene encoding recombination directionality factor XisI, which codes for MDKSIKYADILTEVLRQQSTIQPRLQNLTISSVCDRDTGHFLIIMTGWQKESWRDQILFHARLIDDKIVIEDDNFEEGLTNILVQEGIDDKDIVTQIEKNKDILSTPV
- the xisH gene encoding endonuclease XisH — encoded protein: MSKRDSLHLSLCHALEKDGWSITDDPLILILENTLLKADLGAEKFFTAEKNNQKIAVEVKDFDSRSVISELEKTIGQIQFYQWALEEQEPERILFLAISQSVYLKHFQKPIFKLAIKRNKINLIIFDSQNEDILQWINQ